The Montipora capricornis isolate CH-2021 chromosome 1, ASM3666992v2, whole genome shotgun sequence genome contains a region encoding:
- the LOC138049328 gene encoding uncharacterized protein, with protein sequence MRTIEGFSENNGLPRCIGAIDGTHIPIKAPHDHHEHYINRKGFHSMQLQVVCDADMIFTDVYCGWPGAAHDARVLRNSPLFHDAETRTNDILPGQTYIIGDAAYPLKTWLMTGFKDNGHLTAQQKRFTNRLSSKRMVVERGIGFLKGRFRKLRVMVDIDRIRFLPKLVIAACTLHNFCIYSNDEIDDFLQPLDDDDDANNFVNIFADDNNAVRKRAEIMDMIC encoded by the coding sequence ATGCGGACTATTGAGGGTTTCAGTGAGAACAATGGTTTACCTCGATGCATTGGGGCCATTGATGGCACACATATCCCTATAAAGGCGCCACATGACCATCATGAACATTACATAAACAGAAAAGGGTTTCATTCAATGCAGCTTCAGGTAGTTTGTGATGCTGACATGATATTCACCGATGTTTACTGTGGCTGGCCTGGAGCAGCGCACGATGCACGCGTTCTGAGAAACAGCCCTTTATTTCATGATGCAGAGACCAGAACAAATGACATACTTCCAGGACAAACGTACATCATTGGAGATGCAGCCTATCCTTTAAAAACCTGGTTGATGACAGGATTTAAGGACAATGGCCATCTTACTGCACAGCAAAAGCGTTTTACAAATCGTCTAAGTTCAAAACGGATGGTCGTTGAACGTGGCATTGGTTTTTTGAAAGGAAGATTCCGGAAGTTGAGAGTCATGGTGGATATTGACAGAATCaggtttttaccaaaattaGTTATAGCAGCATGCACACTCCACAATTTCTGCATTTATTCAAATGATGAAATAGATGATTTTCTACAACCTCtagacgatgatgatgatgccaataactttgttaatatttttgctGATGACAACAATGCTGTTCGAAAGAGAGCTGAAATCATGGACATGATTTGCTGA